A single window of Sphingobacteriales bacterium DNA harbors:
- a CDS encoding NAD(P)H-dependent oxidoreductase has translation MADIYNKILGEKNVQHFYFTLENVEQDVFNATFYTQPKNAQLVEIENGILAPTDKYIFVIPEYHGSFPGMFKGFIDACDVKKCFHNKKACLVGVSDGRAGNLRGMEHLTNIFNHLRMNVMHLKLPLSQISSHLDAEGNLAPNDEYLKMINDQIEMFLEF, from the coding sequence ATTGCAGATATATATAATAAAATATTAGGCGAAAAAAATGTACAACATTTTTATTTCACGCTTGAAAATGTAGAGCAGGATGTTTTTAATGCAACATTTTACACACAGCCTAAAAATGCACAATTAGTAGAAATTGAAAATGGAATTTTAGCACCAACAGATAAATATATTTTCGTAATTCCAGAATACCATGGTAGTTTTCCAGGTATGTTTAAAGGTTTTATAGATGCCTGTGATGTAAAAAAATGCTTCCATAATAAAAAAGCATGCTTGGTAGGTGTGTCTGATGGTCGTGCAGGAAATTTGCGTGGAATGGAACATCTAACCAATATTTTCAATCATCTTAGAATGAATGTCATGCATTTGAAATTGCCATTATCACAAATATCAAGTCACTTAGATGCAGAAGGAAATCTTGCACCAAATGATGAATATCTAAAAATGATTAATGATCAAATAGAAATGTTCTTGGAATTTTAA
- a CDS encoding translation initiation factor → MSKQQNWKERLGTVYSTDQNFNYNYNEETEQQTLENNKQILYIKTDNKQRKGKTVTLISNFIGTDEDLQTLTKMLKTKCGVGGTAKDNEIMIQGDFKQKIKEILEKENYKTKLH, encoded by the coding sequence ATGAGCAAACAACAAAACTGGAAAGAAAGATTAGGCACCGTGTACTCCACAGACCAAAACTTTAATTACAATTACAACGAAGAAACCGAGCAACAAACGCTTGAAAATAATAAACAAATATTATATATAAAAACAGATAATAAACAAAGAAAAGGCAAAACCGTAACACTAATATCCAACTTTATTGGCACCGATGAGGACTTACAAACGCTTACAAAAATGCTAAAAACAAAATGTGGCGTGGGTGGCACCGCAAAAGACAATGAAATTATGATACAAGGAGATTTTAAACAAAAAATAAAAGAAATTCTAGAAAAAGAAAACTACAAAACCAAATTGCACTAA
- a CDS encoding ammonium transporter encodes MRKKYLLPFILLMIVVVAGAFNPGQSMIGSSAGNIDTGDTAWMLMSCALVMIMTPALGFFYGGLANSKNIISTVFQSFISLGVISIIWVVFGFSLCFGEDVGGLGIIGNPWTFRMFKDVGLSPNETFSASIPFIVYAIFQLKFAVIAPALITGSFAQRVRFSAYLIFIVLFFIFIYAPLCHMTWHPDGILFKYGVLDFAGGTVVHMSAGLAALAGAMFMGQRTESERTHEYSNIPYVIIGAGLLWFGWFGFNAGSGLGCNAKSANALATTNTAAAAAMLAWLFLDALRGNKISSIGACIGAVVGLVAITPACGFVNTGESIAIGAISAIVSNFAVHYKNKSTLDDTLDVFPCHGVGGIMGMIFTAIFAADYGTGLAVDDWGLVYGKYKTFTVHMIALVAVAAFAFIGSYILYYITNKIEPMRVSKEEEELGLDITQHGESYLTLKIDL; translated from the coding sequence ATGAGAAAAAAATATTTATTACCGTTTATCCTTTTAATGATAGTAGTGGTAGCAGGAGCATTTAATCCTGGGCAATCGATGATAGGCAGTTCTGCTGGAAATATTGATACAGGCGATACAGCATGGATGCTAATGTCTTGCGCATTGGTAATGATAATGACACCAGCATTAGGTTTTTTCTATGGTGGCTTGGCAAATAGTAAAAATATCATTTCAACAGTATTTCAAAGTTTTATTTCATTGGGTGTTATTAGTATTATTTGGGTGGTATTTGGTTTTAGCTTATGCTTTGGTGAAGATGTAGGTGGATTAGGAATAATTGGCAATCCATGGACTTTTCGTATGTTTAAAGATGTTGGATTGAGTCCAAACGAAACATTTTCAGCTTCTATTCCATTTATTGTGTATGCTATATTTCAACTAAAATTTGCTGTTATTGCACCAGCATTAATAACAGGTTCATTTGCACAACGCGTAAGATTTTCAGCATATTTAATTTTTATAGTATTGTTCTTTATATTTATTTACGCACCACTTTGTCATATGACGTGGCATCCTGATGGCATATTATTCAAATATGGCGTATTGGATTTTGCTGGTGGAACAGTAGTGCATATGAGCGCTGGTTTGGCAGCATTGGCAGGTGCAATGTTCATGGGACAAAGAACAGAAAGTGAGCGTACACATGAGTATTCTAATATTCCATATGTAATTATTGGTGCAGGATTGCTTTGGTTTGGATGGTTTGGATTTAATGCTGGTTCAGGATTAGGATGTAATGCAAAATCAGCAAATGCATTAGCTACAACTAATACTGCTGCTGCAGCTGCAATGTTGGCATGGTTATTTTTAGATGCATTACGTGGAAATAAAATTTCTTCTATTGGCGCATGTATTGGTGCAGTTGTAGGATTAGTTGCAATTACACCAGCTTGTGGTTTTGTAAATACAGGCGAAAGTATTGCAATTGGTGCTATTTCTGCAATAGTAAGTAATTTTGCAGTACATTATAAAAACAAATCTACATTGGATGATACTTTAGATGTATTTCCATGTCATGGAGTAGGTGGAATAATGGGTATGATATTTACTGCAATATTCGCAGCTGACTATGGAACAGGACTTGCTGTTGATGATTGGGGTTTGGTGTATGGAAAATATAAAACATTTACTGTGCACATGATAGCACTAGTTGCGGTTGCTGCATTTGCATTTATTGGCTCTTATATATTATACTATATAACTAATAAAATAGAACCAATGCGTGTAAGTAAAGAAGAAGAAGAGTTAGGATTAGATATCACTCAACATGGTGAAAGCTATCTAACATTAAAAATAGACTTGTAA
- a CDS encoding amidohydrolase family protein, whose protein sequence is MQTTIIRNGIYFDGTGAKGVKKDIIIKNNKVDAVVDTAEAIEGAKEIDATDHWVCPGFIDIHAHYDAEIEVLPALDESVQHGVTTVVIGNCSLSAALGKDKEIVDLFCRVENIPAKVLSHWIIGNIKWTNVREYYEHLDTLTLGPNVASFIGHSNIRIDAMGLDRAFMQPNASAQELSKMEGVVNEAMQAGYLGVSIDMLPFHRWAGIYDKKYLGISVPSQRAAKSEYRKLAHVLRKHNRVLQITPNAVDKKSIFTILRLSHGGLFKDSLKTSIVAALDLKSNENIYKLLKLFGTLGNDVLRANMKFQTLAEPFLNYGDGPVTPLFEEFPSMIQAISGTEEERKAMFKDENFRKVFVKEWNHKATSVFPKALKEMWVVNAPDKSLIGKNFDQIAKEAGVDPVIHFMDLLAKYDTHLRWKCETSNHREEVRLDLLNSKHCMPGFNDSGAHNVNMAFHDGSLQMLKTAQKHPEMMSIEKAIYRLTKEPANFFGIDAGDISVGKRADLVIIDPSKLQSDVNSEPIEDYHPMFEGTYRLVKRSGKVVKHVFINGNEAYSNNGVVGFHEDLGKKKDFGKLLKSTW, encoded by the coding sequence ATGCAAACTACAATCATACGCAACGGAATATACTTTGATGGCACAGGCGCAAAAGGTGTAAAAAAAGATATTATCATAAAAAACAATAAAGTAGATGCAGTAGTAGATACGGCAGAAGCTATAGAAGGTGCAAAAGAAATAGACGCAACAGATCATTGGGTTTGCCCAGGTTTTATTGATATTCACGCACACTACGATGCAGAAATAGAAGTATTGCCTGCATTAGACGAATCAGTGCAACATGGCGTAACCACTGTAGTAATAGGCAATTGCTCGCTTTCTGCTGCGTTGGGCAAAGACAAAGAAATAGTAGATCTATTTTGTAGAGTAGAAAATATTCCTGCAAAAGTATTATCACACTGGATAATTGGAAATATAAAATGGACAAATGTTAGAGAATATTACGAACATTTAGACACACTTACATTGGGTCCAAATGTTGCAAGTTTTATTGGTCATTCTAATATCAGAATTGATGCAATGGGATTGGATAGAGCATTTATGCAACCAAATGCTTCAGCACAAGAACTGAGCAAAATGGAAGGCGTAGTAAACGAAGCAATGCAAGCAGGATATTTAGGCGTGTCAATAGATATGTTGCCATTCCATCGTTGGGCAGGCATTTATGATAAAAAATATTTGGGTATTTCTGTACCATCACAACGTGCAGCAAAATCTGAATATAGAAAATTGGCACATGTACTTAGAAAACACAACAGAGTATTACAAATAACACCGAATGCTGTAGACAAAAAATCTATTTTCACAATACTTAGATTATCACACGGTGGATTATTTAAAGACAGCTTAAAAACATCTATTGTTGCTGCATTAGATTTAAAATCTAACGAAAATATATATAAACTATTAAAACTTTTTGGCACATTAGGCAATGATGTATTGCGTGCCAATATGAAATTCCAAACACTTGCAGAACCATTTTTAAATTATGGCGATGGTCCTGTAACTCCTTTATTCGAAGAATTTCCATCTATGATACAAGCTATTAGTGGCACTGAAGAAGAAAGAAAAGCTATGTTTAAAGATGAGAATTTTAGAAAAGTATTTGTAAAAGAATGGAACCATAAAGCAACATCTGTATTTCCAAAAGCACTAAAAGAAATGTGGGTGGTAAATGCACCAGATAAATCATTAATTGGAAAAAACTTTGACCAAATAGCAAAAGAAGCAGGCGTAGATCCAGTTATTCATTTTATGGATTTATTGGCAAAATACGATACGCACCTACGTTGGAAATGCGAAACATCAAACCACAGAGAAGAAGTAAGATTAGATTTATTAAATAGCAAACATTGTATGCCTGGCTTTAATGACAGTGGTGCGCACAATGTAAATATGGCATTTCATGATGGTAGTTTACAAATGCTAAAAACGGCACAGAAACATCCAGAAATGATGAGCATTGAAAAGGCAATATATAGACTAACCAAAGAACCAGCTAATTTCTTTGGTATTGATGCTGGCGATATTTCTGTTGGCAAACGCGCAGATTTAGTTATCATTGATCCAAGCAAACTTCAAAGTGATGTAAACTCAGAACCTATTGAAGACTATCATCCAATGTTTGAAGGCACTTATAGATTAGTAAAACGAAGTGGAAAAGTTGTAAAACACGTATTCATCAATGGTAATGAAGCTTACAGCAACAATGGCGTAGTTGGTTTCCACGAAGACTTAGGTAAGAAAAAAGATTTCGGAAAATTATTAAAAAGCACTTGGTAA
- the mnmA gene encoding tRNA 2-thiouridine(34) synthase MnmA, with the protein MKKRVIVGLSGGVDSSVAAYLLLKQGYEVIGLFMKNWHDGNVTIEGDCPWVEDSNDALLVAQKLNIPFQTLDLSADYKKRIVDYMFAEYEVGRTPNPDVLCNREIKFDIFLKHALALGADYVATGHYCRKATLTKDEKEIYQLLAGKDNNKDQSYFLCQLNQEQLSKALFPIGELTKPEVRKIAKDLDLITAEKKDSQGLCFIGKVRLPDFLQQQLLPKKGKVILIDNNSIDEIMSYQFDNCNNDTLEKLSEKINFNTIVGNEIGEHNGAHFYTIGQRKGIGIGGFKQALFVIGTDTKANIIYLGEGEEHKALNRAALAIKNKDIHWIREDLQMQIGEQRNYKARIRYRQNLEECCLYMTEDNLYVVFKNLQKGITPGQFCAWYDGDELIGSGVID; encoded by the coding sequence GTGAAAAAACGTGTGATTGTTGGACTATCTGGTGGTGTAGACTCAAGTGTTGCAGCTTATTTATTATTGAAGCAAGGCTACGAAGTAATTGGTTTATTCATGAAAAATTGGCATGATGGCAATGTAACGATTGAAGGTGATTGTCCTTGGGTGGAAGACAGCAACGATGCTCTACTTGTGGCACAAAAATTAAATATTCCTTTTCAAACTTTAGATTTAAGCGCAGATTATAAAAAAAGAATAGTTGATTATATGTTTGCTGAATATGAAGTTGGCAGAACACCAAATCCTGATGTATTGTGCAATCGTGAGATAAAATTTGATATTTTTCTAAAACATGCTTTGGCATTGGGCGCAGATTATGTTGCTACTGGACATTATTGTAGAAAAGCTACATTAACCAAAGATGAAAAAGAAATTTACCAACTACTTGCTGGAAAAGATAACAACAAAGACCAAAGTTACTTTCTTTGTCAACTTAATCAAGAACAATTGAGTAAAGCATTATTTCCAATTGGCGAATTGACAAAACCAGAAGTTAGGAAAATTGCAAAAGATTTAGACCTAATTACAGCAGAAAAAAAAGACTCACAAGGTTTGTGTTTTATAGGAAAAGTAAGATTACCTGATTTTTTACAACAACAATTATTACCTAAAAAAGGAAAAGTTATTTTAATAGACAACAATAGCATTGATGAAATAATGTCTTACCAATTTGATAATTGCAACAATGATACTTTAGAAAAATTATCTGAAAAAATAAATTTTAATACAATTGTAGGTAATGAAATTGGCGAACACAATGGCGCACATTTTTATACTATTGGTCAGCGAAAAGGCATAGGCATTGGTGGCTTTAAGCAAGCACTATTTGTAATTGGCACAGATACCAAAGCAAACATTATTTATTTGGGCGAAGGCGAAGAACACAAAGCACTAAACAGAGCTGCGCTTGCCATAAAAAACAAAGACATACATTGGATTAGAGAAGATTTGCAAATGCAAATTGGCGAGCAACGCAACTATAAAGCAAGAATTAGATATAGACAAAATCTTGAAGAATGTTGTTTGTATATGACTGAAGATAACTTGTATGTTGTGTTTAAAAACTTACAAAAAGGCATCACGCCTGGTCAGTTCTGTGCATGGTACGATGGCGATGAACTTATAGGTTCTGGTGTCATTGATTAA
- a CDS encoding IS256 family transposase: MIDKEKLLNDKDFYKSFKNGEDLSTFFKQMHKRAVEHMLEAELDAHLENEKHQKTITGNYRNGHGKKTIKTSYGEDEINVPRDRAGSFEPILVPKRHNIIEGLENIIISFYAKGMSVSDIEQQIREMYDFDVSSSTISRITSAVADEVTAWQNRPLDNLYLIVWMDGIVFKVRENAKVISKTIYLAVGLNMEGKKEVLGMWLGKNESSSFWMSVLTDFKARGVEDILITATDNLNGFTQTIRSIFPQSQTQICVVHQIRNAFKYVVWKDRKEFTADMKHIYTAPNKQAAEQALNDFAKKWESKYLYAIKSWRENWEELTVFFEFPLEIRKIIYTTNLIENLNGKIRKYTKNKMSFPNDDAVLKSVFLALREATKKWSMPIQNWGIILNQFMIIFEHRIKI; this comes from the coding sequence ATGATCGACAAAGAAAAATTATTAAACGACAAAGATTTTTATAAATCTTTCAAAAATGGAGAAGACCTATCTACATTTTTCAAACAAATGCACAAACGAGCAGTAGAACATATGCTCGAAGCCGAACTTGATGCACATTTAGAAAATGAAAAGCATCAAAAAACTATAACTGGTAACTATAGGAATGGTCATGGGAAAAAGACCATAAAAACATCTTATGGAGAAGATGAGATAAATGTGCCAAGAGACAGAGCTGGTAGTTTCGAGCCTATTTTAGTGCCTAAGCGGCACAATATCATTGAAGGTTTGGAAAATATCATAATCTCTTTTTATGCCAAAGGTATGAGCGTAAGTGATATTGAACAACAAATTAGAGAGATGTATGATTTTGACGTTTCTTCTTCAACTATTTCACGCATCACTAGTGCAGTAGCAGATGAGGTAACAGCATGGCAAAATAGACCACTAGATAATTTATATCTCATTGTTTGGATGGATGGTATTGTTTTTAAAGTTAGAGAAAACGCTAAGGTAATCAGCAAAACCATTTATCTTGCAGTAGGTTTGAACATGGAAGGCAAAAAAGAAGTACTCGGAATGTGGCTTGGAAAGAACGAAAGTAGTAGTTTTTGGATGAGTGTTTTAACGGACTTTAAAGCTCGTGGTGTAGAAGATATTTTGATTACAGCCACAGATAATTTAAACGGATTTACACAGACTATTCGCTCTATTTTTCCTCAATCTCAAACACAAATTTGTGTGGTACATCAAATTCGTAATGCTTTCAAATATGTGGTTTGGAAAGATAGAAAAGAATTTACAGCAGATATGAAACACATCTATACTGCTCCAAACAAACAGGCAGCCGAACAAGCATTAAACGATTTTGCAAAAAAATGGGAGTCAAAATACCTTTATGCCATCAAATCGTGGAGAGAAAATTGGGAAGAATTAACCGTGTTTTTTGAATTTCCATTAGAAATTAGAAAAATTATTTATACCACCAATTTGATAGAAAATCTGAACGGGAAAATAAGAAAATACACTAAAAATAAGATGTCTTTCCCCAATGACGATGCCGTATTAAAATCAGTTTTTTTAGCTTTAAGAGAAGCTACAAAAAAATGGTCTATGCCAATACAAAACTGGGGTATTATTTTAAACCAATTTATGATTATATTTGAACACAGAATTAAAATCTAA
- a CDS encoding TonB family protein, whose product MRVLLTFGLILFSIIQINAQNPIYLKNYSDTIPVNKSDANFYKIISKKKDLLKIEFYNINSTPISSEHFNLLNHSIREGEAIYYTSSGEIYMQGHYLNNKMNGAWITYAGNGRYKEKEEEYLDGVKFGKSISFFPNGNPKKVYTYNSYEKIIKTSCYDSLGNKLDCDSLYLASYERDTSGIIYDRTEVMPSFPGGGAELMKFLSTNIKYPEEARKKELEGKVIVHFIVDTNGLLTDLKILNDGVGGGCAEESIRVCKLMPRWTPALQKNKFVKAFYTLPISYKLQ is encoded by the coding sequence ATGAGAGTGCTATTAACGTTTGGATTAATCCTTTTTTCAATTATTCAGATTAATGCTCAAAACCCTATTTATCTAAAAAACTATTCTGATACGATACCAGTAAATAAAAGCGACGCTAATTTTTATAAAATAATATCAAAGAAAAAGGATTTATTGAAAATAGAATTTTATAATATCAACTCAACACCAATTTCTTCAGAACATTTTAATTTGTTGAATCATAGCATTCGTGAAGGAGAAGCTATTTATTATACAAGCAGTGGTGAAATTTATATGCAAGGACACTATTTGAATAATAAAATGAATGGAGCATGGATAACATATGCTGGTAATGGGAGATACAAAGAGAAAGAAGAAGAATATTTAGATGGTGTGAAATTTGGCAAGAGCATAAGTTTCTTTCCAAATGGCAATCCTAAGAAAGTATATACTTATAATTCATATGAAAAGATTATAAAGACTAGTTGTTATGATAGTCTAGGAAATAAACTTGATTGCGATTCGCTATATTTAGCGTCTTATGAACGAGATACATCTGGTATAATATATGACCGTACGGAAGTTATGCCTTCATTCCCAGGAGGAGGAGCAGAACTAATGAAATTTCTCTCTACTAATATTAAATACCCTGAAGAAGCAAGGAAAAAAGAATTAGAAGGGAAAGTAATTGTACATTTTATTGTTGATACAAATGGTCTTCTAACAGACTTAAAAATATTAAATGACGGTGTAGGTGGTGGGTGCGCTGAGGAGAGCATCCGTGTATGTAAATTAATGCCAAGATGGACACCCGCATTACAAAAGAATAAATTTGTAAAGGCATTTTATACTTTACCGATATCTTATAAATTACAATAA
- a CDS encoding gamma-glutamylcyclotransferase, whose amino-acid sequence MSVYLFTYGTLRLEQSHPMADYLAKNSALVGLGEISGAKLYKIDWYPALIKTANESDKVYGDVFNINGIEVLEKIDEYEGIGVGKPPYEYRREKIKTKTELNDIEAWVYFYNIDLPDYATPIESGDFLNP is encoded by the coding sequence ATGTCAGTATATTTATTTACTTATGGTACACTAAGATTAGAGCAAAGTCATCCAATGGCTGATTATTTAGCTAAGAATAGTGCACTTGTTGGATTAGGAGAAATTTCTGGTGCCAAGTTATATAAAATAGATTGGTATCCAGCATTGATAAAAACAGCTAATGAAAGTGATAAAGTGTATGGTGATGTTTTTAACATAAATGGTATTGAAGTATTAGAAAAAATTGATGAATACGAAGGAATTGGTGTGGGCAAACCACCTTATGAATATAGAAGAGAAAAAATAAAAACTAAGACTGAATTGAATGATATTGAAGCTTGGGTTTATTTTTATAATATTGATTTGCCTGATTATGCAACGCCAATAGAATCTGGCGATTTTTTAAATCCTTAA
- a CDS encoding acetyl-CoA C-acetyltransferase has translation MATEAYIYDCVRTPRGKGKKSGALYEVTPVELLAQMLVAIKERNNLDTTLVDDVVIGCVTPIGDQGGNIAKTAVMMAGYSNDVSGFQLNRFCASGLEAVNLAAMKVRSGWQDLVIAGGVESMSRVPMGFDGGAWVLDMKVNAQTDFVPQGVSADLIATVEGFSRTDCDNYALRSQKLAAKAKAEGRFSKSIVPIVDINGLTILAEDEYNRVDTTLEGLNSLAPSFQMMGEMGFDAVALQKYTHLEKINHIHTPGNSSGIVDGAALVLIGSKEIGEKLGLKPRAKITSIGLTSTEPTIMLTGPGPASKIAMDRIGMKINDIDLVEMNEAFASAVLRLQRDINVPDEKLNVNGGAIALGHPLGATGAMILGTLVDELERTQKSTGLATLCVGGGMGIATIVELV, from the coding sequence ATGGCAACAGAAGCATACATTTACGATTGTGTTCGCACACCGAGAGGAAAAGGCAAAAAAAGCGGTGCATTATATGAGGTAACTCCAGTAGAACTTTTAGCACAAATGCTAGTAGCAATAAAAGAAAGAAATAATTTAGACACAACATTAGTAGATGATGTAGTTATAGGTTGCGTAACGCCAATAGGCGACCAAGGTGGAAATATTGCAAAAACAGCTGTTATGATGGCAGGATACTCCAATGATGTTTCAGGCTTTCAACTCAACAGATTTTGCGCTTCAGGTTTAGAAGCTGTAAATCTTGCAGCAATGAAAGTACGTTCTGGATGGCAAGATTTAGTAATTGCTGGTGGTGTAGAATCTATGAGTAGAGTACCAATGGGTTTTGATGGTGGCGCTTGGGTTTTAGACATGAAAGTAAATGCACAAACTGATTTTGTACCACAAGGTGTAAGTGCAGATTTAATTGCAACTGTTGAAGGATTTTCAAGAACAGATTGCGATAACTATGCATTACGTTCACAAAAGTTGGCAGCAAAAGCAAAAGCAGAAGGTAGATTCAGCAAATCTATAGTTCCTATTGTAGACATCAATGGTTTAACCATTTTAGCAGAAGACGAATACAACCGTGTAGATACAACACTTGAAGGGTTAAATAGCTTAGCACCATCATTCCAAATGATGGGCGAAATGGGATTTGATGCTGTAGCTTTACAAAAATATACACACTTAGAAAAAATAAACCATATACATACACCAGGCAATTCTTCTGGAATTGTAGATGGTGCAGCATTAGTACTAATTGGCAGCAAAGAAATAGGCGAAAAATTAGGCTTAAAACCAAGAGCAAAAATTACAAGCATAGGTCTAACTTCAACAGAACCAACAATTATGCTAACTGGACCTGGACCAGCATCTAAGATTGCAATGGACAGAATAGGTATGAAAATAAATGACATTGATTTAGTAGAAATGAATGAGGCATTTGCATCTGCTGTTTTGCGCTTACAAAGAGATATCAATGTGCCTGATGAAAAACTAAATGTAAATGGTGGTGCTATTGCATTAGGTCATCCACTTGGTGCAACTGGCGCAATGATATTAGGCACTTTAGTAGATGAATTAGAACGCACCCAAAAATCTACAGGTTTGGCAACACTATGTGTTGGTGGTGGAATGGGCATTGCAACAATTGTGGAGTTAGTGTAA
- a CDS encoding Rrf2 family transcriptional regulator, with translation MLSKKTKYAINALVYLAKMPAKQPILISDIAEHENIPKKFLETILLDMRNAGYLNSKKGKGGGYYLIKDPKDVNLAEVIRYFDGAIGMLPCVTHKYYEKCDECTDENTCGIRHTFLAIRNETVELLKKSTLQQIIEMENDLKKTKNDK, from the coding sequence ATGCTATCTAAGAAAACAAAATATGCCATTAACGCACTTGTGTACCTTGCTAAAATGCCTGCAAAGCAGCCAATATTAATAAGTGACATAGCTGAACATGAAAATATTCCTAAGAAATTTTTAGAGACAATATTATTAGATATGCGAAATGCAGGTTACCTAAATTCTAAAAAAGGAAAAGGTGGTGGTTACTATTTGATAAAAGATCCAAAAGATGTAAACTTAGCAGAAGTAATTAGATATTTTGATGGAGCAATAGGTATGTTACCATGTGTGACACACAAATATTATGAAAAATGTGATGAATGTACAGATGAAAATACATGTGGCATTAGACATACATTTTTAGCAATTAGAAATGAAACGGTAGAGTTGTTGAAAAAAAGTACATTGCAACAAATTATTGAAATGGAAAATGATTTAAAAAAAACCAAAAATGATAAGTAA
- a CDS encoding YegS/Rv2252/BmrU family lipid kinase, with product MNIAFIINGNIRKIDTVIKEINSTFNRFEIQTLVSNYAGHIDILTKESLAKNIDTLVFVGGDGSLNEGINALIDYHKIDNNYNWEAIAKIKIAVYPAGSGNDFIKTLYKEINLQQLKNIIEKEHTTLVDVGQVFFKDRNRNNSIRFFINITDVGMGGNTVQRKEKVPKWLGADISYFWSITSTVATYKPVHVRAYNSEHNWEGKIINYVVANGKYFGNGLCIAPDANITDGEFSIVIIGDISLTDYFKNLGDVKKGKKIIHEKVKYISTKEINIESPINNDELTIDMDGEFIGYAPMKLVCLKHKLSFLI from the coding sequence ATGAATATTGCATTTATTATAAATGGAAATATAAGAAAAATTGATACTGTAATTAAAGAAATTAATTCTACGTTTAACCGTTTTGAGATACAAACTTTGGTATCTAACTATGCTGGACATATTGATATTTTGACCAAAGAATCATTAGCAAAAAATATTGACACGCTTGTATTTGTTGGTGGTGATGGTTCTTTGAATGAAGGAATTAATGCATTAATAGATTATCATAAAATAGACAATAATTACAATTGGGAAGCTATTGCAAAAATAAAAATTGCAGTATATCCAGCTGGAAGTGGCAATGATTTTATAAAAACATTATACAAAGAAATTAATTTACAACAATTAAAAAATATCATTGAAAAAGAACATACTACATTAGTTGATGTTGGACAAGTGTTTTTTAAAGACAGAAATAGAAATAATAGCATTCGGTTTTTTATCAATATAACTGACGTAGGCATGGGTGGCAATACTGTGCAGCGCAAAGAGAAAGTACCAAAATGGTTAGGTGCTGATATTAGCTATTTTTGGTCTATTACAAGTACTGTTGCAACATACAAGCCAGTACATGTAAGAGCATATAATAGTGAACACAATTGGGAAGGGAAAATTATAAATTATGTAGTGGCAAATGGCAAATATTTTGGCAATGGTTTGTGCATTGCACCAGATGCCAATATTACTGATGGTGAATTTTCTATTGTAATTATCGGCGATATTAGCTTGACAGATTATTTTAAGAATTTGGGTGATGTAAAAAAAGGCAAAAAGATAATACATGAAAAAGTAAAATATATTTCTACCAAAGAAATAAATATAGAATCGCCAATAAATAATGATGAGCTGACAATTGATATGGATGGAGAATTTATTGGCTATGCTCCTATGAAATTAGTTTGTTTAAAACATAAACTTAGTTTCTTAATTTAA